In the Planktothrix serta PCC 8927 genome, one interval contains:
- a CDS encoding DEAD/DEAH box helicase produces the protein MSYSTQNDPQLDLNSLFPFPLDDFQYNAIQALNGGKSVVVCAPTGSGKTLVGEYAIHRALQGGRRVFYTTPLKALSNQKFRDFREQFGWEKVGLLTGDISVNRDAPVVVMTTEIFRNMLYGTPIGEVGTSLEAVEAVVLDECHYMNDRQRGTVWEESIIYCPREIQLVALSATVANSEQLTHWISQVHGPTELIYSDFRPVPLQYHFCNVKGFFPLLDDALKRINPRLKEKKGIPQRGRRNDVPNLAAVLSHLQERDMLPAIYFIFSRKGCDRSVAEVRHLSLVNEAETALLKKRIDAFLASSPEGVRAEQVEVLYRGIAAHHAGLLPTWKGLVEELFQQGLIKVVFATETLAAGINMPARTTVISSLSKRTDDGHRLLKPSEFLQMSGRAGRRGMDIEGYVVTVQTPFEGSKEAAYLATSKPDPLVSQFTPSYGMVLNLLQRHSLEQAKELIERSFGQYLSTINLIPAQREIEIMQAELALIEAQFGFRGEQNMAMLEETLASFEKIYERLREERRLLKLLQNQAEDSRIRRMAVSMELIELGTIVGLRGKHVPTARSFDAEPIPSVLVAKTPSSGQVPYFLCLGRDNRWYVVSSADIVILQTESKRLNVDYLDIPNIPFKLGQCRKGDQLTVAMAQQIPDLSLSESSPEIIAQQQQVERLKLELDAHPIHDWGKPNKLLKRWQRWAELDEIIQERRTELEDDLAHHWQEFLALISILQYFEALDELKPTDLGQATAALRGDNELWLGLVLKSGIFDDLDPHHLAAACAALVTEVSRPDSWTRYELSENVENALGRLRGVRQELFKQQRRYRVALPIWLERDLTGLIEQWALETDWVELVSNTSLDEGDIVRMFRRTLDFLSQIPHVPHLSESLKQNAIRARHLIDRFPINEAVD, from the coding sequence GTGTCCTACTCTACCCAAAACGATCCCCAACTGGATCTCAACAGCCTATTTCCGTTTCCCCTGGACGATTTTCAGTACAATGCCATTCAGGCGTTGAATGGAGGGAAATCCGTTGTCGTCTGTGCACCAACGGGGTCAGGAAAAACGTTAGTGGGGGAATATGCCATCCATCGGGCGTTACAGGGCGGGCGTCGGGTCTTCTACACTACACCCTTAAAAGCCTTATCTAATCAGAAATTTAGGGACTTTCGAGAGCAGTTTGGGTGGGAAAAAGTGGGGTTACTAACGGGGGATATTTCCGTAAACCGTGACGCCCCGGTGGTGGTGATGACAACAGAGATTTTCCGCAATATGCTCTATGGTACGCCGATTGGAGAGGTAGGAACCTCCCTGGAAGCGGTGGAGGCGGTGGTTTTGGATGAGTGTCATTATATGAATGATCGCCAACGGGGGACAGTTTGGGAAGAATCAATTATTTATTGTCCCCGTGAAATTCAATTAGTGGCGTTATCCGCAACGGTGGCCAATAGTGAACAGTTAACCCACTGGATTTCCCAAGTTCATGGCCCAACAGAGTTAATTTATTCTGACTTTCGGCCCGTGCCATTACAATATCATTTTTGCAATGTTAAAGGCTTTTTTCCCCTATTAGATGATGCCCTCAAAAGAATTAATCCTCGCCTCAAAGAGAAAAAAGGCATCCCCCAACGGGGAAGACGAAATGATGTTCCGAATTTAGCCGCCGTTTTATCCCACTTACAAGAACGGGATATGTTACCTGCTATTTATTTTATCTTTAGTCGCAAAGGATGCGATCGCTCTGTCGCCGAAGTCCGTCATTTATCCTTAGTCAATGAAGCGGAAACAGCCCTATTAAAAAAACGAATTGATGCGTTTTTAGCTTCCAGTCCTGAAGGCGTTCGCGCGGAACAAGTTGAAGTTTTATATCGAGGAATTGCTGCTCATCATGCCGGATTATTACCGACTTGGAAAGGGTTAGTCGAAGAATTATTTCAACAAGGGTTAATTAAAGTAGTATTTGCCACAGAAACCCTCGCTGCTGGGATTAATATGCCCGCTCGAACTACGGTAATTTCAAGTTTATCGAAACGCACCGATGATGGTCATCGCTTATTAAAACCCTCTGAATTTTTGCAAATGTCAGGACGGGCGGGACGGCGTGGGATGGATATTGAAGGCTATGTTGTCACCGTACAAACTCCCTTTGAAGGGTCAAAGGAAGCCGCCTATTTAGCAACTTCTAAACCCGACCCGTTAGTAAGTCAATTCACACCCAGTTATGGCATGGTTTTGAATTTATTACAACGCCATTCTTTAGAGCAAGCCAAAGAATTAATTGAACGCAGTTTCGGACAATATCTATCGACAATTAACTTAATTCCTGCCCAACGGGAAATTGAAATCATGCAAGCAGAATTGGCGTTAATTGAAGCCCAATTTGGCTTTCGTGGCGAACAAAATATGGCAATGTTAGAGGAAACCTTAGCCAGTTTTGAAAAAATTTATGAACGGTTGCGAGAAGAACGTCGTTTATTAAAACTGTTACAAAATCAAGCCGAAGATAGTCGCATCCGACGGATGGCGGTGTCGATGGAGTTGATCGAATTAGGCACTATTGTCGGCTTACGCGGAAAACACGTCCCGACAGCCCGAAGTTTCGATGCTGAGCCCATTCCCTCGGTGTTAGTGGCAAAAACCCCCAGTTCGGGACAAGTCCCCTATTTCCTGTGTTTAGGGCGGGATAATCGTTGGTATGTGGTGAGTTCGGCGGATATTGTGATTTTGCAAACGGAATCTAAACGGTTAAATGTCGATTATTTGGATATTCCTAATATTCCGTTTAAATTAGGCCAATGTCGCAAAGGGGATCAGTTGACCGTGGCGATGGCTCAACAAATTCCTGATTTAAGTTTATCAGAATCGTCGCCCGAAATTATTGCCCAACAGCAGCAAGTGGAACGGTTAAAACTAGAATTAGATGCCCATCCGATTCATGATTGGGGTAAACCGAATAAACTATTAAAACGATGGCAACGGTGGGCAGAATTAGATGAAATTATTCAAGAACGTCGCACGGAATTAGAGGATGATTTAGCCCATCATTGGCAAGAATTTTTGGCTTTAATTTCAATTTTGCAATACTTTGAAGCTTTAGATGAATTGAAACCAACGGATTTAGGACAAGCAACGGCGGCCTTACGCGGTGACAATGAATTGTGGTTAGGGTTGGTGTTAAAGTCAGGGATTTTTGATGATCTTGACCCCCATCATTTAGCAGCAGCTTGTGCGGCGTTGGTGACGGAGGTTTCTCGTCCCGATAGTTGGACACGCTATGAGTTATCGGAAAATGTGGAAAATGCTCTGGGACGGTTGCGGGGGGTTCGTCAGGAGTTGTTTAAACAGCAACGACGCTATCGCGTGGCGTTACCCATTTGGTTAGAACGGGATTTAACGGGTTTAATTGAACAATGGGCCCTAGAAACGGATTGGGTAGAGTTAGTTTCTAATACCAGTTTAGATGAGGGGGATATTGTGCGAATGTTCCGGCGGACGTTGGATTTTCTATCACAAATTCCCCATGTTCCCCATTTAAGTGAATCCCTCAAACAAAATGCCATCCGCGCCCGTCATTTAATTGATCGATTCCCGATTAATGAAGCGGTAGATTAA
- a CDS encoding flavin reductase family protein, whose product MLDESAKKTILRKIPHALYICGVKEGDDVNGFTASWVTQGSFEPPLVVNCVKNDSKSHAMIKASGVFSLSFLAEGQKDIAQKFFKPQHRVGNKFEDVEFYLGETGCPIISEALGYVECQVVGAVEHGDHTVFVGEVIATGVHKEAEILNLASTGWNYGG is encoded by the coding sequence ATGTTAGACGAATCCGCTAAAAAAACAATTCTGCGTAAAATTCCCCACGCTCTCTATATTTGTGGGGTGAAAGAGGGGGATGATGTTAATGGTTTTACCGCCAGTTGGGTGACACAAGGTTCCTTTGAACCGCCCTTAGTCGTCAACTGTGTTAAAAATGATTCTAAATCCCACGCCATGATTAAAGCCAGTGGTGTTTTTTCCCTCAGCTTTCTCGCCGAAGGTCAAAAAGACATCGCCCAGAAATTCTTTAAACCCCAACATCGAGTCGGAAACAAATTCGAGGATGTGGAATTTTACCTGGGAGAAACGGGTTGTCCGATTATTTCCGAAGCCTTGGGTTACGTTGAATGTCAAGTCGTCGGTGCGGTTGAACACGGCGACCATACTGTATTCGTTGGAGAAGTCATCGCCACAGGCGTCCACAAAGAAGCCGAAATTCTCAACCTCGCCAGTACAGGCTGGAATTACGGAGGATAA
- a CDS encoding phenylpyruvate tautomerase MIF-related protein, translating into MPLIQVKTSISKPEKSEIETLLKSLSSAVAQHLDKPESYVMTAFEAEIPMTFAGTTDPVCYIEIKSVGTMQPNQTKAMSQEFCQKINQTLGIPANRIYIEFADAKGSMWGWNNSTFG; encoded by the coding sequence ATGCCTTTAATTCAAGTTAAAACTTCTATTTCCAAACCAGAAAAATCTGAGATTGAGACTTTATTAAAAAGTCTATCTTCTGCGGTAGCCCAACATTTAGATAAACCAGAATCCTATGTAATGACAGCATTTGAGGCTGAGATTCCGATGACATTTGCGGGAACTACTGACCCAGTTTGCTATATCGAAATTAAAAGTGTTGGCACAATGCAACCCAACCAAACGAAAGCCATGAGTCAAGAGTTTTGTCAAAAAATCAATCAAACTCTCGGCATTCCCGCCAATAGAATTTATATTGAATTCGCTGACGCCAAAGGTTCGATGTGGGGTTGGAACAATTCTACCTTCGGTTAA
- a CDS encoding Gfo/Idh/MocA family protein — protein sequence MSVGYSTAMTVRNHLDPIQVGVIGVGNMGQHHTRVLSMLKDVELVGVADVNVERGLDTASKYRVRFFEDYRDLLPLVDAVCIAVPTRLHYTVGMACLQSGVHVLIEKPIAASINEAELLVNAAADYQRILQVGHIERFNPAFQEFSKVLKTEEVLALEARRMSPYSNRANDVSVVLDLMIHDIDLMLDLVEAPVVKLTASGSRASDSGYLDYVTATLGFANGIVATLISSKVTHRKLRSIVAHCKNSLTEADFLNNEILIHRQTTANYITDYGQVLYRQDGLIEKVHTSNIEPLHAELEHFVSCVRGGNQPSVGGEQALKALRLASLIEQMALDGKAWDLAETESVISHQLSVIS from the coding sequence ATGTCCGTCGGATATTCAACTGCTATGACTGTGAGAAATCACCTTGACCCCATCCAAGTTGGTGTAATTGGGGTTGGTAACATGGGGCAGCATCATACCCGCGTCTTGAGTATGCTCAAAGATGTGGAACTCGTTGGAGTTGCCGACGTCAATGTTGAACGGGGACTCGATACCGCTAGTAAGTATCGTGTCCGATTTTTTGAAGATTATCGAGATCTTTTACCTTTGGTGGATGCGGTCTGTATTGCGGTTCCCACTCGGTTACACTATACCGTTGGCATGGCTTGTTTACAGTCCGGGGTTCATGTTTTAATTGAAAAACCGATTGCTGCGAGTATTAACGAAGCTGAATTGTTAGTGAATGCGGCAGCAGATTATCAAAGAATTTTACAAGTCGGTCATATTGAACGGTTTAATCCGGCTTTTCAAGAGTTCAGTAAAGTTTTAAAAACCGAAGAAGTTTTAGCTTTAGAAGCCCGTCGCATGAGTCCCTATTCTAACCGAGCTAATGATGTTTCGGTGGTCTTGGATTTGATGATTCATGATATTGATTTAATGCTGGATTTAGTGGAGGCTCCGGTTGTGAAATTAACAGCCAGTGGTAGCCGAGCTTCTGACTCTGGTTATTTAGATTATGTGACGGCTACTCTGGGTTTTGCGAATGGGATTGTTGCTACTTTAATTAGTAGTAAAGTTACCCATCGCAAATTGCGTTCTATTGTTGCCCATTGCAAAAATTCTTTAACAGAAGCCGATTTTCTGAATAATGAAATTTTAATTCATCGACAAACAACGGCTAATTATATTACGGATTATGGTCAAGTTCTCTATCGTCAAGATGGATTAATTGAAAAAGTTCATACGAGTAATATTGAACCCCTACACGCGGAATTAGAACATTTTGTCAGTTGTGTTCGGGGTGGAAATCAACCCTCTGTTGGTGGCGAACAAGCCTTAAAAGCATTACGATTAGCCAGTTTAATCGAACAAATGGCATTAGATGGTAAAGCTTGGGATTTGGCAGAAACCGAATCAGTTATCAGTCATCAGTTATCAGTCATCAGTTAA
- a CDS encoding SGNH/GDSL hydrolase family protein, whose amino-acid sequence MKIALVLLSLLFGVLIIVEIGLRIRFGFGSPVLYLGDGEIGYLLAPNQKTRRYGNRIEINQYSMRSAAITPLPSPKTRRVLLLGDSLVNGGWWTDQSQTLSALITQQLQPALGTGENLEILNLAANSWGPPNQLAYLQRFGTFGSEVIVLLINTDDLFTHPPNSGVVGRDRNYPDTKPPLALVEVFNRYLKGSEPIPEAKQPQPSDPVGYNLEKIQQIQAIATQNQADFILAMTPLLREVSEPGSRDYEIKARQRLTELTQAKNWIYIDFLPLFKQTSQPETLYRDHIHLSPSGNQLVSEIISYQLTVNSYQ is encoded by the coding sequence GTGAAAATTGCTCTAGTTTTGTTAAGTCTCCTGTTTGGTGTGTTAATAATCGTGGAAATCGGGTTACGGATTCGTTTTGGGTTCGGTTCTCCCGTGCTTTACTTGGGGGATGGGGAAATCGGTTATTTATTGGCCCCGAATCAAAAAACCCGTCGTTATGGCAACCGGATTGAAATTAATCAGTATTCGATGCGAAGTGCGGCGATTACTCCCCTTCCTTCCCCTAAAACCAGGCGAGTCCTGCTTTTGGGAGATTCCTTGGTAAATGGGGGATGGTGGACAGACCAATCTCAAACCCTTTCGGCCTTAATCACCCAACAACTTCAGCCTGCTTTGGGAACGGGGGAAAATCTGGAAATCCTGAATCTGGCGGCGAATTCCTGGGGGCCACCGAATCAACTGGCCTATTTACAACGGTTTGGAACTTTTGGGTCAGAAGTGATTGTTTTGTTGATCAATACCGATGATTTATTTACCCATCCCCCGAATTCTGGGGTTGTAGGACGCGATCGCAACTATCCCGACACAAAACCTCCTTTAGCGTTAGTGGAGGTATTTAATCGCTATTTAAAAGGGTCTGAACCCATTCCAGAAGCAAAACAACCTCAACCTTCTGACCCGGTGGGATATAATTTAGAGAAAATTCAACAGATTCAAGCGATCGCTACTCAAAATCAGGCCGATTTTATATTAGCAATGACTCCTTTATTACGAGAAGTGAGTGAACCCGGATCACGGGATTATGAAATTAAAGCTCGTCAACGATTAACGGAATTAACCCAAGCTAAAAATTGGATTTATATTGACTTTTTACCGTTATTTAAACAGACTTCACAACCCGAAACTTTGTATCGAGATCATATTCATTTAAGTCCCTCTGGTAATCAACTCGTCAGTGAAATAATCAGTTATCAGTTAACAGTTAACAGTTATCAGTGA
- the btpA gene encoding photosystem I biogenesis protein BtpA, translating into MDLDQIFKTPNPIIGVVHLLPLPTSPRWGGNLRTVIDRAEQEATALASGGVNGIIVENFFDAPFAKDQVDPAVISAMTLIVQRIMNLVTLPLGINVLRNDAESSLAIASCTGAQFIRVNVLNGVMATDQGIIEGHAHKLLRYRRELGSDVKILADVLVKHGRPLGSPNLTTAVQETIERALADAVILSGWSTGSPPSLEDLELARAAAMGTPVFIGSGASWENVGTLMQAADGVIVSSSLKRHGRIHQPIDPSRVSQFVETTRRSLEVQAQSHPWVKEEKTPPASLISNQ; encoded by the coding sequence GTGGACTTAGATCAAATCTTTAAAACTCCAAATCCTATTATCGGTGTCGTACACCTGTTGCCTCTACCGACTTCTCCTCGTTGGGGGGGAAACCTGAGAACAGTTATTGACCGGGCTGAACAGGAGGCAACAGCCCTGGCATCCGGCGGGGTTAACGGCATTATCGTTGAGAATTTTTTTGATGCCCCCTTTGCCAAAGACCAAGTTGATCCCGCCGTGATCAGTGCCATGACTCTGATTGTGCAGCGAATTATGAACTTAGTCACGCTGCCCTTGGGGATTAATGTGCTGCGGAACGATGCTGAAAGCTCCTTAGCCATTGCGTCTTGTACAGGTGCTCAGTTTATCCGCGTCAATGTATTAAACGGAGTCATGGCCACTGACCAAGGCATCATCGAAGGTCACGCCCATAAACTCTTGCGCTATCGCCGAGAATTAGGCAGTGATGTCAAAATCTTAGCTGATGTCTTAGTTAAACATGGTCGCCCTTTGGGATCTCCAAACTTGACAACGGCCGTCCAAGAAACCATTGAACGGGCCTTGGCCGATGCGGTGATTCTGTCCGGTTGGTCTACTGGGAGTCCCCCCAGTTTAGAAGATTTAGAACTGGCTCGTGCTGCTGCGATGGGAACTCCGGTGTTTATTGGCAGTGGGGCGAGTTGGGAAAATGTGGGAACCCTGATGCAAGCGGCTGATGGGGTGATTGTGTCCAGTTCCTTGAAACGCCATGGACGGATTCATCAACCGATTGATCCCAGTCGCGTTAGTCAGTTCGTGGAAACGACCCGGCGCAGTTTAGAAGTCCAAGCCCAATCTCATCCTTGGGTCAAGGAAGAAAAAACGCCTCCAGCCTCGTTAATCAGTAATCAGTAA
- a CDS encoding vitamin K epoxide reductase family protein: MRGRSTPWIHRWSRPIIIAIAMMGVIENIYLTVIKLMGGTAVCPTSGCNEVLNSPYASILGLPLTVFGFLAYLTVALLAVAPLTLNPVTQKSRRQAVETQTGFLLFLVTTAMVCFSSYLMYLLFFQIQAFCPYCIASALFCVGLFVLTLIGQTWEDVGQLWLSGLGVAMITGIVALGLYNSVNVASNPSAVTDSNGKVGLAITTTSGPAEIALARHLTQTGAKEYGAYWCSHCYDQKQLLGKEAFAMINYIECAPDGKNSQSQLCEKAGIQGIPTWEIQGQLYPGIQPLEKLAELSNYQGQQNFKY, translated from the coding sequence ATGCGCGGACGTTCTACCCCTTGGATTCATCGCTGGTCACGCCCTATTATCATTGCGATCGCAATGATGGGTGTGATTGAAAATATCTATTTGACGGTAATTAAACTGATGGGTGGGACGGCAGTTTGTCCCACTTCCGGCTGTAATGAGGTTCTCAATAGTCCTTATGCCAGCATCTTGGGTTTACCCCTAACTGTGTTTGGATTTTTGGCCTATCTAACGGTTGCGCTTCTGGCTGTTGCGCCTTTGACCCTGAACCCGGTTACTCAAAAATCCCGTCGCCAAGCCGTTGAAACTCAGACGGGGTTTCTGCTATTCCTTGTGACTACCGCAATGGTGTGTTTTAGTAGTTACTTAATGTATCTGCTGTTTTTTCAAATTCAAGCGTTTTGTCCCTACTGTATTGCTTCTGCCCTGTTCTGTGTGGGTCTATTTGTTCTAACGTTAATCGGGCAGACTTGGGAAGATGTCGGTCAACTTTGGTTATCGGGTCTGGGGGTGGCGATGATTACGGGAATTGTTGCCCTCGGTTTATACAATAGCGTTAATGTCGCCAGTAACCCTTCTGCGGTCACGGACAGTAATGGCAAAGTGGGGTTAGCCATTACCACCACATCCGGGCCAGCAGAAATCGCCTTAGCTCGTCACCTTACCCAAACCGGAGCCAAGGAATATGGGGCTTATTGGTGTTCCCACTGTTATGATCAAAAGCAACTCCTGGGTAAAGAAGCATTTGCTATGATTAATTATATTGAGTGCGCTCCCGACGGCAAAAATTCCCAAAGCCAACTTTGCGAAAAAGCCGGGATTCAAGGAATTCCAACTTGGGAAATTCAGGGTCAACTCTATCCAGGAATCCAACCCTTAGAAAAATTAGCTGAATTATCGAACTATCAGGGTCAACAAAACTTTAAATATTGA